One window from the genome of Leptospira johnsonii encodes:
- a CDS encoding alpha-glucosidase, translating into MDSGSRSTVTSKRKKETATSVKLIKKPNTPRRGKKIDADWWKNAVVYQIYPRSFKDTNGDGIGDLEGIIQKLDYLNDGTPNSLGIDAIWLSPIYPSPMYDFGYDISDYESIDPVFGNLDTFKRLLKEAHKRKIRIIMDLVANHTSHQHPWFLESKSSKDNPKRDWYIWKDPIDGKPPNNWMGTFGGRAWTLDKTTGQYYYHSFLAEQPDLNWRNPEVKKAIFSMVKNWLDLGVDGFRLDVVNLFVKDSELRSNPRKRWIARPFDQQNHIYDRDRPEMHDILKDLRKLLDSYGDRMSVGEVMMEPPGTSALPASYYGTKGDELHLAFNFAFFYTPWKAEKFRDVIKEWEKYLRDKGWPNYTLSNHDFRRHITRYSKGRETTARAKIAALMLLTLRGTPFLYYGEELGMMDERVPKNRIQDPVGIRYWPVYPSRDNCRLPMCWSGDVNGGFSNGEPWLPVFSRYESVNVETQSRSIDSLLNFYKKLIWLRKGNEILKKGTLALDYDSPPGVLQYTREFEKKKCLIILNFENESKKIVANANRTAQILISTHRKPEKMEIPVVFEIAPYEGLVLEY; encoded by the coding sequence ATGGATTCGGGTAGTCGTTCCACAGTCACTTCTAAAAGAAAAAAAGAAACTGCGACATCTGTTAAGCTGATCAAAAAGCCTAACACTCCTCGTCGCGGTAAAAAGATAGATGCGGACTGGTGGAAGAACGCTGTTGTTTACCAGATCTATCCCAGAAGTTTTAAAGATACGAACGGGGACGGCATCGGTGACCTAGAAGGTATCATTCAAAAACTAGATTATTTGAATGACGGGACTCCGAACTCTCTCGGCATTGATGCCATTTGGCTTTCTCCTATTTATCCTTCTCCTATGTATGATTTCGGATACGATATATCGGATTACGAAAGTATCGATCCAGTATTCGGTAACTTGGATACATTCAAACGTTTATTAAAAGAAGCTCATAAACGTAAGATCAGGATCATTATGGACCTGGTTGCAAATCATACTTCTCACCAACATCCTTGGTTTTTAGAATCTAAATCTTCCAAAGACAATCCTAAAAGAGATTGGTATATTTGGAAGGATCCAATCGACGGAAAACCTCCAAATAATTGGATGGGAACTTTCGGGGGAAGAGCGTGGACCTTAGATAAAACCACTGGTCAGTATTATTATCATTCTTTCTTAGCGGAACAACCGGACTTGAACTGGAGAAATCCAGAAGTTAAAAAAGCGATCTTCTCCATGGTCAAAAATTGGCTGGATCTAGGAGTGGATGGTTTCCGTTTAGATGTAGTGAATCTATTCGTTAAAGATTCCGAGTTAAGAAGTAACCCTCGCAAAAGATGGATCGCTAGACCATTCGATCAACAAAATCATATATATGATCGTGATCGTCCTGAGATGCATGATATCTTAAAAGATCTCCGAAAACTTTTGGATTCATATGGAGATAGAATGTCCGTAGGTGAAGTGATGATGGAGCCCCCAGGCACAAGCGCACTTCCAGCTTCTTATTACGGTACGAAAGGTGACGAACTTCATCTGGCGTTTAACTTTGCTTTCTTTTACACTCCTTGGAAAGCGGAAAAATTCAGGGACGTGATCAAAGAATGGGAGAAGTATCTCCGAGACAAGGGCTGGCCGAATTATACATTAAGTAATCATGATTTCCGCAGACATATCACCAGATATTCCAAAGGGAGAGAGACAACCGCTAGAGCAAAGATAGCTGCTCTAATGCTTTTGACCCTAAGAGGAACTCCATTCTTATATTATGGTGAAGAGCTGGGAATGATGGACGAAAGAGTCCCAAAAAATCGGATCCAAGATCCAGTAGGTATCAGATACTGGCCTGTTTATCCAAGCCGTGACAACTGCAGACTTCCTATGTGTTGGTCCGGAGATGTGAACGGAGGATTCAGCAATGGAGAACCTTGGCTTCCTGTTTTTTCCAGATACGAATCAGTAAACGTAGAAACCCAGTCCAGATCCATCGACAGTTTATTAAATTTTTATAAAAAGCTAATATGGCTCAGAAAAGGGAACGAGATCTTGAAAAAAGGGACTCTTGCCCTGGATTACGATTCTCCTCCAGGTGTTCTGCAATATACTAGAGAGTTCGAAAAGAAAAAATGTCTGATCATTTTGAACTTTGAGAACGAATCCAAAAAGATCGTAGCAAATGCGAACCGTACCGCTCAGATACTCATCTCCACTCATAGAAAGCCGGAGAAGATGGAAATTCCTGTGGTCTTCGAGATTGCACCTTATGAAGGTTTGGTTTTAGAATATTAA
- a CDS encoding TIGR01777 family oxidoreductase: MLIGITGGTGLIGSMLAIRLKAEGHRVRIFSRSGKLPPRLQRISEWDVRIGSLPTRADLEGVNVLINLAGEPIAGVRWTPEYKQRIRSSRVDFTRDLVARLTSLGDFAPKALFNSSAIGIYGSYDTGTPPFDEDSPAADDELGSLCKDWEEEALEAEKAGIRTVLLRTGVVLTTEGGALATMLPAFKLFAGGPIGSGNQILSWIHIEDQLSAIMFLIRKEEARGAFNLVSPEPLSNEQFSKTLAKTLGRPSFTRMPSFALSLALGEGAIVATHGQRVVPKRLQELGYKFRYPNLEAALRNLLG; this comes from the coding sequence ATGCTTATTGGAATTACCGGCGGCACGGGACTCATAGGATCCATGTTAGCGATCCGCTTAAAGGCAGAAGGACATAGAGTCCGCATCTTCAGCCGAAGCGGAAAATTGCCGCCCAGACTCCAAAGAATTTCAGAATGGGACGTTCGGATTGGATCTCTTCCGACCAGAGCGGATCTAGAAGGAGTTAACGTTCTAATCAATCTAGCAGGAGAACCTATCGCAGGAGTTCGCTGGACCCCTGAATACAAACAAAGGATCCGTTCTTCTCGCGTAGACTTCACTCGGGATTTAGTCGCAAGACTCACCTCTTTAGGCGACTTCGCACCTAAAGCATTATTCAATTCTTCCGCGATCGGGATCTACGGATCTTATGATACAGGGACCCCACCCTTTGACGAAGACAGTCCGGCAGCAGACGACGAGTTAGGCAGCCTTTGTAAAGATTGGGAAGAAGAAGCTTTAGAAGCGGAAAAAGCAGGAATCAGAACCGTTCTATTAAGAACGGGAGTCGTACTAACCACCGAAGGCGGAGCGCTCGCCACGATGTTGCCTGCATTCAAATTATTCGCAGGCGGACCGATCGGAAGCGGAAACCAAATCCTCTCCTGGATCCATATCGAAGACCAACTTTCTGCAATTATGTTCCTAATCAGAAAAGAAGAAGCAAGAGGAGCATTCAACCTAGTATCACCTGAACCTCTCTCCAATGAGCAGTTCAGTAAGACCCTGGCAAAAACTCTAGGACGACCTTCGTTCACAAGAATGCCCTCGTTCGCGCTTTCACTTGCACTCGGCGAAGGTGCCATCGTAGCAACGCATGGCCAAAGAGTGGTTCCAAAAAGACTCCAGGAGCTGGGTTATAAATTCAGATACCCGAATCTGGAAGCAGCTCTTCGAAATTTATTAGGTTAA
- a CDS encoding CPBP family intramembrane glutamic endopeptidase: MNFLETGRIDLPEYKSSAWESFLIYLSILVFSTAVFEEVRALFLVPILLLLFLLIGSQFKWKSLFYLNVPLVALSFINIIPFSKNLWPGTLIVALIFYFLYFSKIRRAGLLRWLAKGEASKQVLGLSVLFVLSASIALFLWFYLLKPDISDIKENFPKGEVPILIAAGIGFAILNAIAEEFLYRGILFESLLAARCSIFGALIFQAFSFGILHLHGFPRGWVGVGLAGIYGLMTGLIRILSKGIYYPVLVHIFADITIAAIVLFFAR; the protein is encoded by the coding sequence ATGAACTTTTTAGAAACCGGCAGAATCGATTTACCAGAATATAAATCCAGTGCCTGGGAAAGCTTTCTTATCTATTTGTCCATCTTGGTCTTTAGTACAGCAGTTTTTGAAGAAGTCAGGGCCTTATTTTTAGTTCCAATTTTACTTCTTCTTTTCTTGTTAATCGGGTCTCAATTTAAGTGGAAATCCTTATTCTACCTGAATGTTCCGTTAGTTGCATTATCTTTTATTAATATAATTCCTTTTTCCAAAAATCTTTGGCCAGGCACGCTGATCGTGGCTTTAATTTTTTACTTTCTGTATTTTTCAAAAATTAGAAGGGCCGGGTTATTACGTTGGTTGGCTAAAGGAGAAGCTTCCAAACAGGTTTTAGGACTCTCTGTTCTGTTTGTTCTATCTGCAAGTATCGCTTTGTTTCTTTGGTTTTATCTTCTGAAGCCAGATATAAGCGATATCAAAGAGAATTTTCCAAAGGGCGAAGTTCCCATACTCATTGCGGCTGGGATCGGCTTTGCGATTTTGAATGCGATTGCAGAAGAGTTTTTATACAGAGGGATTTTATTCGAGTCGTTATTGGCGGCCAGATGTTCTATTTTTGGAGCACTCATTTTCCAAGCTTTCAGTTTTGGAATTTTACATCTGCATGGATTTCCTAGAGGCTGGGTGGGAGTCGGACTTGCCGGGATCTACGGTTTAATGACTGGGCTTATCCGAATTTTGAGTAAGGGAATTTATTATCCGGTGTTAGTGCATATTTTTGCGGATATTACGATAGCTGCGATCGTATTGTTTTTTGCTCGTTAG
- the trxA gene encoding thioredoxin, with amino-acid sequence MPGSFNELLKTHDKPILVDFWAEWCGPCKMVAPELEKFAQAHQGQVTVVKVNIDEKPELAQQYGVQSIPTLMLFKGGEIAEKVVGAIPQAHMEKVFAPKLA; translated from the coding sequence ATGCCTGGTTCATTCAACGAACTTCTCAAAACACATGATAAACCTATCCTAGTAGATTTCTGGGCCGAATGGTGCGGTCCTTGTAAAATGGTAGCTCCTGAGCTGGAAAAATTCGCTCAAGCTCACCAAGGACAGGTTACCGTAGTAAAAGTCAATATAGACGAAAAACCTGAATTGGCTCAACAATACGGAGTTCAGTCTATTCCGACTCTAATGTTATTCAAAGGCGGAGAGATCGCTGAAAAAGTGGTGGGAGCAATTCCACAGGCACATATGGAGAAAGTTTTTGCCCCTAAACTGGCTTAA
- a CDS encoding acyl-CoA dehydrogenase family protein, which produces MNHPLRLAENPGLSSYDLTSYKGNRGKNFYEEDKILQRVIERYSSDYKPDHKKAMLDHLKGYGELVGGILDELTEASHKEGKYGEVVKYDRTGNRIDQIVYSHEQKLSRKISYDYGIVNLDFHDEWKFPFTDLHRQALTYLANQNGEGGVTCPLAMTEGMIRVLQGIGTEEQKKKYLPLVAGKGSFSHFMAGQYVTERVGGSNVGANRTIARKGENGKWILNGEKWFCSNPGDLWVTTAKIEDTETVGLFLVPRIKDNGELNGHHILRKKDIIGSKGKLTVEIVYEDLEAEALGRPAHGIANLIRYVIRTSRVHVGLAASGMSRRAFMEAREYSRYRTAYGKKIQDFPAYSRELAEMRILYAALVMPIFRGIDWTQKGILAEQISTPLMKYRSSSLSSQITHRAIMALGGSGIIGDYTCLPRLHNDCIINETWEGTHLIITDHALGAMNRAKIRDSFVSELKKNFDSAKKYPELKAISQLGEDLLLDWNKSIEEKPREWKETYRVDLSDQAYGALVLSEFLEQAVFDRESGSKRSRFDSFAKGFGAFLFRTLPKTSGDYDSFRLDQEEVDEIVNW; this is translated from the coding sequence ATGAATCATCCATTACGTTTAGCCGAAAACCCAGGTTTATCTTCTTACGACTTAACCAGTTATAAAGGGAATAGAGGTAAAAACTTTTACGAAGAGGACAAGATCCTTCAAAGAGTAATAGAAAGATACTCTTCCGATTACAAACCTGATCATAAAAAAGCGATGTTGGACCATCTCAAAGGTTATGGAGAATTGGTCGGAGGAATTTTAGACGAACTCACCGAGGCTTCTCATAAGGAAGGTAAATACGGAGAAGTGGTCAAATACGATCGCACAGGAAATCGTATAGACCAGATCGTTTATTCCCACGAACAAAAACTTTCCAGAAAGATCTCCTACGATTACGGAATTGTTAATTTAGATTTTCATGATGAATGGAAATTTCCCTTTACGGATCTTCATAGACAAGCTTTGACCTATCTTGCCAACCAGAATGGAGAGGGCGGAGTGACTTGTCCTTTGGCAATGACTGAAGGTATGATCCGAGTTCTGCAAGGTATCGGAACAGAAGAACAAAAAAAGAAATATCTTCCTCTGGTGGCAGGAAAGGGTTCCTTCTCTCATTTCATGGCGGGACAATATGTGACCGAAAGAGTGGGAGGAAGCAACGTAGGCGCCAACCGTACGATCGCACGTAAGGGTGAGAATGGGAAATGGATCCTGAACGGAGAAAAATGGTTCTGCTCAAACCCGGGAGACCTTTGGGTCACAACAGCTAAGATAGAAGATACCGAAACGGTAGGATTGTTCCTGGTCCCAAGGATCAAAGACAATGGAGAACTGAACGGTCATCATATATTAAGAAAAAAAGATATTATAGGTTCTAAAGGAAAACTCACCGTAGAGATCGTATACGAGGATCTAGAAGCCGAGGCCTTAGGAAGACCGGCACATGGAATTGCAAACCTCATCCGTTACGTGATCAGGACTTCTCGCGTTCATGTGGGTCTTGCCGCTTCTGGGATGTCAAGAAGAGCGTTCATGGAAGCTAGAGAATATTCCAGATACAGGACAGCTTACGGAAAGAAGATCCAGGATTTTCCTGCATATTCTAGAGAACTTGCGGAAATGAGGATCTTGTATGCAGCTTTGGTAATGCCGATTTTCCGTGGGATCGATTGGACCCAAAAAGGGATTTTGGCCGAACAGATCTCTACTCCTCTGATGAAGTATAGATCTTCTTCTCTATCCTCTCAGATCACTCATAGAGCGATTATGGCATTGGGTGGTTCGGGGATCATCGGCGATTACACTTGTTTACCGAGACTTCATAATGATTGTATCATCAACGAGACCTGGGAAGGAACTCACTTGATCATCACAGACCATGCACTTGGTGCGATGAATCGTGCAAAGATTAGAGATTCTTTCGTTTCGGAATTAAAGAAGAATTTTGACTCTGCTAAAAAATATCCCGAACTAAAAGCGATCTCTCAGTTAGGAGAAGATCTTCTGTTAGACTGGAATAAGAGCATTGAAGAAAAGCCGAGAGAATGGAAGGAAACTTATAGAGTGGATCTTTCCGATCAGGCTTATGGTGCTCTTGTTCTTTCCGAGTTTTTGGAGCAGGCTGTTTTTGATAGAGAATCCGGTTCTAAAAGATCCAGATTCGATTCTTTTGCAAAAGGTTTCGGTGCCTTCTTGTTTAGGACTCTTCCTAAAACTTCTGGAGATTACGATTCTTTCCGTTTGGATCAAGAAGAAGTAGATGAGATTGTAAACTGGTGA